From Amphiprion ocellaris isolate individual 3 ecotype Okinawa chromosome 2, ASM2253959v1, whole genome shotgun sequence, a single genomic window includes:
- the LOC111569623 gene encoding GTP-binding protein REM 2-like, translating to MPTDVPEDRLSNDENATKCDNMTLSSTPTVRRGSTPLPIKHLLRREEAVHDDCDWMSGAAGPSASPISFSSALDDTSTVAVEGRPEGPLRIALLGQNGVGKSSLAIALAGDMDRTASVDSDGEGYVRVVDVDDEESTIIIYDNWRQDLSALQCEVCVLVFSVTDRRSFHRTAQLRLLLRETQPQTPIILVGNKSDLVRTREVTSQEAMSSAALYNCLYLEISASLDHRTPELLECAVRLARGQPPWPPGTSAEDMTGVGQRESITSRAKRFLSSLVPRYPREREVGKFLRQKSRSCHDLGAL from the exons ATGCCGACAGATGTGCCCGAGGACAGGCTCAGCAACGATGAGAATGCGACCAAG TGCGACAATATGACTCTGTCCAGCACACCGACAGTTCGCAGGGGAAGCACTCCTCTGCCAATTAAGCACCTGCTCAGGCGAGAAGAAGCCGTCCACGATGACTGCGACTGGATGTCAGGAGCGGCTGGACCTTCTGCTTCACCGATCAGCTTCAGCTCTGCCCTGGACGACACTTCAACCGTGGCTGTGGAGGGCAGACCTGAGGGGCCTTTAAGGATCGCCCTACTGGGGCAGAACGGCGTGGGGAAGTCCTCCCTGGCCATTGCTCTCGCTGGGGACATGGACAGGACGGCATCTGTGGATTCTGATG GGGAGGGTTATGTGCGCGTGGTCGACGTGGATGACGAGGAGAGCACCATCATTATCTATGACAACTGGAGGCag GACCTGTCGGCTCTGCAGTGTGAGGTGTGTGTTCTGGTGTTTTCTGTGACTGACAGGCGTAGTTTCCACCGCACCGCTCAACTCCGACTTCTCCTGAGAGAGACTCAGCCGCAAACTCCCATCATCCTCGTCGGTAACAAGAGTGACCTCGTTCGCACCCGTGAGGTCACCTCTCAAG AGGCCATGTCCAGTGCCGCCCTCTACAACTGCCTCTATCTGGAGATCTCGGCCTCTCTGGATCACCGTACCCCGGAGCTCCTGGAGTGCGCGGTGCGACTAGCCAGGGGCCAGCCTCCGTGGCCCCCGGGGACCAGCGCGGAGGACATGACTGGAGTAGGCCAGCGTGAAAGCATCACCTCGCGTGCCAAACGTTTCCTGTCCAGCCTGGTGCCCCGGTACCCTCGAGAGCGAGAAGTGGGCAAGTTCCTGAGGCAGAAGTCCCGCTCGTGCCACGACCTGGGTGCACTGTGA
- the nrl gene encoding neural retina-specific leucine zipper protein, with amino-acid sequence MSSPSLPMPSLPPSPLAMEYLNDFDLLKFEVKSDSPPLPPPCSYPKSGLPHDPSSSPYTSHPPQDSSLSSSPYNSLPPSPTLSDAHPPPSGSSSLSSSSSSISFPISISNSFTSGISSGSQGNVEGSPGHGGPQGPTPASLEDLIWLAALQQQFGGEVTGPATLLGALGGVPERGDRERGPVNGFLGCEDAVEALLNSAAAAVSSQFPGLSQSSSSNLGDSSSDSGGDISCTKAADMCHRPLVFLSSAPPSLPNATPTSAPYPQPLSPQGRLHHHQHHHHQHHPHHPMHGSHHHHHHPQVNQCGVNERFSDEQLVSLSVRELNRHLRGVSKDEVVRLKQKRRTLKNRGYAQSCRYKRLQHRHALESEKHVLTQQLEQLQCELTRVLRERDAYKARYEKLLSTNHSTGGSNGADAPPTRTSNPPSPPPDYFL; translated from the exons aTGTCCTCACCCTCCCTCCCCATGCCGTCTCTCCCCCCGAGCCCCCTGGCCATGGAGTACCTGAACGACTTTGACCTCCTTAAGTTTGAGGTGAAATCAGACAGTCCTCCTTTGCCTCCTCCATGTTCGTACCCCAAATCTGGCCTCCCCCACGACCCGTCTAGCTCTCCGTACACCAGCCACCCTCCACAGGACTCCAGTTTGAGCTCCAGCCCTTACAACTCTCTGCCACCTTCGCCGACGCTCAGCGATGCCCATCCGCCGCCCTCGggctcctcctctctctcctcgtcctcctcctccatctccttcccCATCTCCATATCCAACAGCTTCACCTCCGGCATCAGTTCTGGCTCTCAGGGGAACGTGGAGGGCAGCCCGGGCCACGGAGGCCCACAGGGTCCCACTCCGGCTTCACTGGAGGACCTGATCTGGCTGGCAGCgctgcagcagcagtttggAGGTGAAGTCACGGGGCCTGCCACTCTGCTGGGAGCCTTGGGAGGGGTGCCGGAGCGAGGGGACCGAGAGAGGGGGCCTGTGAATGGCTTCCTGGGCTGTGAGGATGCTGTGGAGGCTTTGCTgaactctgctgctgcagctgtcagcTCACAG tttccggGTCTTTCTCAGAGCTCCAGCAGCAACCTGGGCGACTCTAGCAGCGACAGCGGAGGTGACATCTCCTGCACCAAGGCGGCCGACATGTGCCATCGCCCACTCGTCTTCCTCTCATCAGCCCCTCCATCGCTCCCCAATGCCACCCCCACCTCAGCTCCCTATCCACAACCCCTCAGCCCCCAGGGCCGCCTTCATCACCACCAGCATCACCACCATCAGCATCACCCGCACCACCCCATGCATGGCagccatcaccatcatcaccacccaCAAGTCAATCAG TGTGGGGTGAACGAGCGCTTCTCTGATGAGCAGCTGGTGAGCTTGTCGGTGCGCGAGCTGAACCGACACCTGCGTGGGGTGAGCAAGGACGAGGTGGTGCGCCTGAAGCAGAAGCGCCGTACGCTAAAGAACCGCGGCTATGCCCAGTCGTGCCGCTACAAGCGCTTACAGCACCGCCACGCTCTGGAGTCAGAAAAACATGTGCTCACACAACAG TTGGAACAGCTACAGTGCGAGCTGACTCGAGTGCTGAGGGAGAGAGACGCCTACAAGGCTCGCTACGAGAAGCTCCTCAGCACAAACCACAGTACTGGCGGCAGCAACGGCGCCGACGCTCCACCGACCCGcaccagcaacccaccttcccCGCCCCCTGACTActtcctctga
- the LOC129347754 gene encoding MAP7 domain-containing protein 1-like: MKRTRKTDGGDKKETKSSPLAHVNDKQAESSKASADYQPKSEVNLPNNKPENGQTNVMESHSVQVVNGVQPMRHENGLCTKEDTAHIEDIIHLTNHGNTTNGARDKSETSMATEPILSFESEESFMKKAGPMKPQHVAGQKKHRQGQGDERFLSEETRQPVDFLTSLLLPSMSRTEAEERTFQRS, translated from the exons ATGAAGAGAACACGCAAGACAGATGGAGGTGACAAG aaagagacaaagtcCTCCCCACTTGCACATGTCAACGACAAACAGGCAGAGAGCAGCAAAG CATCTGCTGACTATCAGCCAAAGTCAGAGGTCAACCTGCCCAACAACAAGCCAGAAAACGGACAGACCAATGTCATGGAAAG cCACTCAGTCCAAGTGGTTAATGGGGTCCAGCCTATGAGACATGAAAATGGTCTGTGCACTAAAGAAGATACTGCCCACATTGAAGACATCATTCATCTCACAAATCACGGCAACACCACTAATGGAGCCCGGGATAAGTCTGAGACCAGCATGGCCACTGAGCCGATCCTCTCTTTTGAAAGTGAGGAGTCATTCATGAAGAAGGCAGGCCCCATGAAACCTCAGCATGTTGCAG gacaaaagaaacacagacaagGACAAGGGGACGAACGGTTTCTCTCAGAGGAAACTCGCCAACCAGTCGACTTCCTGACATCCCTGCTGCTGCCGTCTATGAGCCGCACTGAGGCGGAGGAGAGGACTTTCCAACGATCCTGA